In the genome of Dermacentor variabilis isolate Ectoservices chromosome 5, ASM5094787v1, whole genome shotgun sequence, one region contains:
- the LOC142583559 gene encoding putative ammonium transporter 3, with protein MIVDPKSMKPDDATWVLTSSFVIFTMQTGFGLLESGCVSKKNEVNILMKNAVDVVLGGLTYWSVGYGLQNGRGPGTNPFCGVGSFFLDAGSEVMGEEFAMFIFQLSFATTATTIVSGAMAERTNFHAYCLFSALSTLMYCIPAGWVWSRHGFLNRIGVIDFAGSACVHLLGGTSGLISALVLGPRLSWDRHSRQRMGNPTNAMIGAFTLWWGSLVFNSGSTFGISDEKWHFAARSAVSTINSSIGGGLVGTIATYLVHKNFDIEDIITSILGSLVSITAGSAFYRSWEALLIGAVGGLCTTPVPSLMRRWLSIDDPVNAAAIHGVGGLWGMLAVGLFLDTTRYQGLRHHRLGLFKGGGGSLLGIQLAACLTIIAWSASVTFLVLKFINKVTPLRMRPCDELLGADFVEHCIDHREPDQSFPATHLYRDMSAETEPPDASLLHAEDEGETEQKEDIPVECNDMERASSVGDVSPVGCASPDFQQDAPTHFWEAMGAECHDGMANKESLNQQEMTIRLVANYRSNCTIA; from the exons ATGATTGTGGACCCGAAGAGCATGAAGCCCGACGACGCGACGTGGGTACTCACGTCGTCTTTCGTTATCTTCACCATGCAAACAG GCTTTGGTCTGCTCGAGTCCGGTTGTGTGTCCAAGAAAAATGAGGTGAACATCCTGATGAAGAACGCCGTGGACGTGGTCCTTGGTGGCTTGACCTACTGGAGCGTTGGCTACGGTCTGCAGAACGGTAGAGGCCCCGGCACCAACCCGTTCTGCGGCGTTGGCTCCTTCTTCCTGGACGCCGGCTCCGAGGTGATGGGCGAGGAGTTCGCCATGTTCATCTTCCAGCTGTCGTTCGCCACCACGGCCACCACCATCGTGTCGGGCGCCATGGCCGAGCGCACAAATTTCCACGCGTACTGCCTTTTCTCGGCCCTCAGCACGCTTATGTACTGCATACCCGCCGGCTGGGTGTGGAGCAGGCACGGGTTCCTCAACCGCATCGGCGTCATTGATTTCGCCGGCTCGGCCTGCGTACACTTGCTCGGAGGCACGTCAGGACTGATCTCGGCCTTGGTACTCGGCCCTAGGCTCAGTTGGGACCGGCACAGCAGGCAGCGCATGGGCAACCCTACGAACGCCATGATCGGTGCATTCACACTGTG GTGGGGCTCACTTGTCTTCAACAGCGGCAGCACGTTTGGCATATCAGACGAAAAATGGCACTTTGCTGCCAG GTCAGCGGTCTCTACGATCAATTCTTCTATCGGCGGTGGCCTCGTTGGCACTATTGCAAC CTATCTGGTtcacaagaattttgacattgaGGACATCATCACTTCCATTCTTGGCTCACTAGTGTCGATAACAG CCGGTTCGGCCTTCTATCGTTCCTGGGAAGCGTTGCTGATCGGCGCCGTGGGTGGTCTGTGCACAACTCCGGTGCCCTCTTTGATGCGTCGCTGGCTGAGCATCGACGACCCCGTAAATGCCGCGGCCATTCATGGCGTGGGCGGTCTCTGGGGCATGCTGGCCGTCGGCCTGTTTCTGGACACAACCCGGTACCAggggctgcgtcaccaccgccTCGGTCTCTTCAAGGGCGGCGGTGGGAGTCTTCTCGGCATCCAGTTGGCTGCCTGCCTCACCATCATCGCCTGGAGCGCAAGCGTCACCTTCCTCGTGCTTAAG TTCATCAACAAAGTGACGCCTTTACGCATGCGGCCATGTGACGAGTTGCTGGGAGCGGATTTTGTGGAACACTGCATCGATCACCGGGAGCCCGACCAGTCGTTCCCGGCGACCCATCTTTACCGAGATATGAGCGCCGAGACCGAGCCTCCAGACGCAAGCCTGCTCCATGCCGAAGACGAGGGCGAGACCGAGCAAAAG GAAGACATCCCCGTCGAGTGCAATGACATGGAACGCGCTTCCAGCGTGGGAGACGTGTCTCCGGTGGGTTGCGCCTCGCCTGACTTCCAGCAGGATGCACCGACCCATTTCTGGGAGGCCATGGGCGCCGAGTGCCACGATGGCATGGCCAACAAGGAGTCACTGAACCAGCAGGAGATGACCATCAGACTTGTGGCCAACTACAGGAGCAACTGCACCATCGCCTAG